In bacterium, a single window of DNA contains:
- a CDS encoding 4Fe-4S dicluster domain-containing protein produces MILLTIDRESLLKFLDKLKREAELIAPVQRLGGATFEEIKDISEVNFLEGSPLSSPKQFFFPQTDELFQFRKGVFSFKEEAERKRRILFGIRPCDLAALEFSDRFFSSEHGGYEDIYYWIRRRNTFLIGINCLEPEESCFCFLCGSGPFARRGYDLQLTPLENSYLVELGSSRGEKLVSTYSDFFSTASPGDRREKEILEEKLEGKFSHNKVELKKVTSRLLKDGFSGAVIKNEFWEEIGDRCLDCGGCNYICPTCTCFSILDKADRNIEVGERMRIWDSCNFSGFTRMASGANPGENKRDRIKRRFFCKLLFSQENQGLLGCVGCGRCLKVCYGEIDISKVAGEIQVK; encoded by the coding sequence TTGATTCTTTTGACCATAGACAGAGAAAGTCTTTTAAAATTCCTGGATAAGCTCAAAAGAGAGGCAGAACTTATAGCTCCAGTTCAAAGATTAGGAGGAGCGACTTTTGAAGAGATAAAAGATATTAGTGAGGTGAATTTCTTAGAGGGTAGTCCTCTTTCCTCGCCTAAACAGTTCTTCTTTCCCCAGACTGATGAGCTCTTCCAGTTCCGAAAAGGAGTTTTTTCTTTCAAAGAGGAGGCAGAGAGAAAGAGAAGGATATTATTTGGGATTCGTCCTTGCGATCTAGCAGCTTTAGAGTTTTCTGATAGGTTCTTTTCCAGCGAGCACGGTGGATACGAAGATATCTACTATTGGATTCGTCGAAGAAACACCTTTCTCATCGGTATTAACTGTCTTGAACCGGAAGAGAGCTGTTTCTGCTTTCTTTGTGGAAGCGGCCCGTTTGCCAGGCGAGGTTATGACCTTCAACTGACCCCATTGGAGAACTCTTACCTGGTGGAGTTAGGTTCCTCCCGGGGAGAGAAGTTAGTCTCCACTTACTCGGATTTCTTCTCAACGGCTAGCCCTGGTGATAGGAGAGAAAAAGAGATTTTGGAAGAGAAATTGGAAGGAAAATTTTCTCATAATAAAGTAGAATTAAAGAAAGTTACCAGCAGATTATTAAAAGATGGATTTAGCGGTGCGGTTATAAAGAATGAATTCTGGGAAGAAATAGGGGATCGTTGTCTCGATTGCGGAGGATGTAATTACATATGTCCCACCTGTACCTGTTTTAGTATCCTGGATAAGGCAGATAGAAATATAGAAGTCGGCGAAAGGATGAGGATATGGGATTCTTGTAATTTTTCAGGCTTTACCAGGATGGCCAGTGGAGCTAACCCCGGAGAAAACAAGCGAGATAGAATTAAGAGAAGGTTCTTTTGTAAGCTACTTTTTTCCCAAGAGAATCAAGGCCTTCTAGGATGTGTTGGTTGTGGACGTTGCTTGAAGGTTTGCTACGGGGAAATCGATATATCAAAGGTTGCCGGTGAGATTCAGGTAAAATGA
- a CDS encoding molybdenum cofactor guanylyltransferase, translating to MRMTDFAAIILAGGENLRLPHLKSELLVGGEILIRRITLLLLSLFKDILIVVDEDKLDYLEKLMYSFGRSVKLVSDVVGPKCPLRGLYSGLLYSPAKFNFLVGCDMPFLQRELISYMARRISRTDILIPRTGKFLEPLHAFYSSRCLHSIEKVLRKGEKKMVSFFPYVEVEYLEREKIEIFDPQGISFFNINTIDDWKKAIEIEKKKGKQQYGREYSQVANITELQR from the coding sequence ATGAGAATGACTGATTTTGCAGCAATAATATTGGCAGGAGGAGAAAACTTGAGGCTTCCTCACTTAAAGTCTGAGCTTTTAGTGGGAGGAGAGATTCTAATCAGGAGAATTACCCTATTGCTTCTTTCTCTGTTTAAGGATATTCTGATAGTCGTTGATGAAGATAAGTTAGATTATTTAGAAAAACTTATGTATAGTTTTGGACGTTCTGTGAAATTGGTCAGCGATGTGGTTGGACCGAAGTGCCCACTGCGTGGCTTATATAGTGGTCTTCTCTACTCTCCGGCAAAGTTTAACTTTCTGGTAGGGTGTGATATGCCCTTTCTTCAGAGAGAACTGATATCCTATATGGCCAGGAGAATTTCCCGAACCGATATATTGATTCCTCGCACGGGAAAATTTTTGGAGCCATTACACGCATTCTATTCGTCAAGGTGCTTACACAGTATAGAAAAAGTGTTGAGAAAAGGGGAGAAGAAAATGGTCTCTTTTTTCCCTTATGTTGAGGTAGAGTATTTAGAAAGGGAAAAGATTGAAATTTTCGATCCCCAGGGTATCTCATTTTTCAATATTAATACTATAGATGACTGGAAAAAGGCAATAGAGATTGAGAAAAAAAAAGGGAAACAACAGTATGGAAGGGAATATTCACAGGTTGCCAATATTACGGAGTTACAAAGATAG